A window of Miscanthus floridulus cultivar M001 chromosome 12, ASM1932011v1, whole genome shotgun sequence genomic DNA:
GTGCCTGAGTGATGTAGTGTGAGAGGCCGACTTCCTGAGAGTGTGATGAGCAGCCAGGGAGGATTCGGTACGGGGAGCCCCAAGTCCTTCCGCTACCCCAGAGGCGGCGACTTCGATCTCGAGTCCGGGTCCCCCCGCAAGGGCCGCAAGCCCAAGAACGCTCACCTCGAGACCTCGATCGTCATGAGGATCCGCTACTTCTACGAGGCGCACCCCGTGGCCGTGGCCCTTATCCTCCTCTCCTTCGGGCTCAGCGTCCTCGTCCTCCTGTCCGTGTACGAGACCCGGTTCAGGGCGATGAGGAGCGTAGGTGCGTGGTCCAGTGACGGCGGGGAGTACCCATTTCCAAAGCTCCGGAACCTCGTCATGGTGGCTGGGCATTCGATCTACACGAGCTCGAGATGCGGGGAGACTGAGAGCGAGAATTCCTGGTTCTTGGAGCCGTACCAGAAGCACCCTGGACAGGCGGCCACCTTCCTGGCTCACATCAAGGAGGGGGTGGGGATCGCGGCCAGGGATGAGGGGGCGCTCCTGCTGTTCAGCGGCGGGGAGACGAGGAGAGATGCTGGCCCGAGGAGCAAGGCGCAGAGCTATTGGGCTATTGCCGAGTCGAAAGGATGGTTTGGTGAGTTTTCAGCAATTTCAACATTTCTTGGTTGATGTACTTTAGTAAGATTAGTGTCATAGTAAATCTCTGTTGCTCTATCAAAGGTAGGATATATTGTGCAATTACTTATGACTGCTAACCCATCAGTTGCTCTAGTAAAatgcaaaacaaacaagcttgTCTTTGGGGCTATATATTCATATGGCAGATTTCAGAATTGAGAGGGGATGGTTCAAATGGTCACATTATGGTGGTTCATTATTCTCAATTCAAAATCATATTCTGTTTCTGTAAGGCACTAGCAATAGGCAAGGCCTAAAAGGTTGGGTTTCTGGTTATGTCAAAATATATAATTCAATGCACATTTCCACCTCTGCAACAAGGATAGACAGAGCATCTGAGTATGTGCTCAAACAAATTAACGTTTCCTGAAGGTTAATGTTTTTAACTTCCTCACTGTCATCACCAATTCACCATTGTGGTAGTTACACCTTAGCCGTGCTTGCAGCTTGATCTTGATGTTTCTGTCGTTTTCTTTATCACTGAATGACTTCCCAGTTGTCCTTCACTACTAACTTTATGTGTGGACATGCACAGGAAATGATGAGAGTGTAAGGAGCCGAGCACTCACTGAGGAGCATGCACGAGATAGCTTTGAAAACCTCCTATTTAGTGTGTGCCGTTTCAGAGAGCTCACTGGAAGATACCCACAAAATATAACTGTAAGCCTTGCTTCTTTTGAAAACCTTGAACTAACTGTTTACTTATTAATACCAGTATAGTAATGGGTATTGATCTTCTGAAGTTTTAATAAGCTCTTTGAGTTCTGATTATTGCCATTCTCTAATCGGCACATTTGAACATTTGTTGATTAGGTTGTTAGCTATGATTTCAAGGAGGAACGGTTTGCTCAATTGCACAGAACCGCACTCGGATTCCCAGAAGGCAGATTCTTCTTCACAGGTACACCAGCTACACCTTCCGCAAGGGAGGCTGCTCTGAAAGGTGAAGCAGCTGTCCGTTCTCAATTCCTTGAAGACCCATATGGATGTCTAGGATCTCTTCATGTAAATAGGCTGAAGAGGGACCCGTTCCACCGTACCATTCCATATCCTGATGGCTGCCCGGAGCTGAAGGGTCTGTTCTCCTATTGTGGTCCGGTGCCTTACTCCGGGCACCTCCCTTGGACTGAGTAGCTAGTGTAATAATGTACATCAATCTTGGATCGAGGTCCCCACTGTCACTGCACGATTCCAGCACCCTTGCACTGACCTTGTTCTGAATTGAGGGAAACATATTAAACCTTGCCTTCTGCACGAGGGGGAGGATTGCTTTTGCAATACAAGTATATGTTACACTATcaatataatatatttttaaccTTTTTGTTTCTCCTCGATGACTTGTCTCTTGTCTTTGCGCACAATTCAAACTCGTGAATTTGTTTTTACACGTACACCTTGTTCTGTGGTGCAATGCAAGCAATGAAGAACTTCCCCTTGCAGCTGAAGTTCTGAACCTTCTGTCAACAAAAGCTGAACATCCCATGAACAAAATTTGTACTCTCTGATATCCTGCTGTTCTTCCAATACTGATCCCTAACTGCTTTTCCAGTTTTTCAGTCCAGTTACATTCACTCGGTTAGCTAGAATCTTTAGCACTTCCAAGTTCCAACCTGTTACTTGCACCAATTTTATTTCGAGTAACATATCAGTTTTCCAACCTATTGCTTTGTGTGAGTTGTCATCATTTCTGAAATGTGGAGCGCTCTATTTCCCCCCTGGGCTTGTTTGGTTTTGAGCCAGTCAAGGCACAGGCGTTCATCTTAGGCATCCGATTATATTGACACCTGGGGCTGAAATTGATGCCTGGGTCTGGGCCGTAAGTATGTGAACAGAGTTAATTATTTTCTCTTGGAAAGCGAGGAAACAAggtgaaccaaaaaaaaaaaaagggatgACTCTGTGAAATTATTTAAGGTTGAGAGGAAACAGAGCTTTCTTCACAGTTCACGTAGAGGATTAGCCAGATAACCCAGATTACAGAcatgaaaacaaaacaaaacaaaaaaaactgcATCCCTACGGCCTTACCCAAACAAATTCCAGAATTCCTCGGTGCAATGGAGTTGATAACCAGGAAATCTTTCTGCGACTCAATTGGATCGGTaactctctcttcttcctcctcttttttttttggcagTCCAATACCTTGACCTATTCGGCTATTCCCATGTGGAGACAGTCAGACGGACAAATTAGCACCTAGGTATAGTAGTATATGCGAATTAGTAGGATCCAAACAGCTAAACTGCGACCAACTCAAATTTGTCTTCAGGCTTACTCGCAAGAGCCTTTCCAGCTTGCTGCGACGTGTAAAGATGATCAGGTAAATACTGAGGAACAACAGAATGCCACTTTCCATACTCAAGCATGCGTTGCAATTTGCAATATTCTGAACAAGATGGCAAGGCAGGTACATTTAATTCTGTGAAGAAGAACGTCGCAAACATGATTCACAGGTGAAGAAGCACAGCACACAATCTTACAATTACTAATTGGAGGATCCAACGGAGACACCACGTCAATTCTCACAAGACGCGTTAGGGAAAAAAAAGGATAAATTCTAGAAAatctcacaataatcagaaacatcGAGCCTTTAATTTGATAGTCTATAATCATCATTGCTATTCGCTAGTAGTAGCCGTTGGATCAattataatttataaaaaattacccacctctatcggtatgaaaaatacataaagtaactcCCTAAATTTATATTTAAACTACCCGCCTATGCCATTATGAAATATAATTCAAAATAACTCCCTAAATTTGTACATAAATTACACACATATGAAATTaagaaaaataattaaaaataactCCCTATATTTGCATATAAATTCCTCACATTTTCTATTATTAATAATAATTCAAAATAACATCGTaacattgcatctaaattactcaTAGTTTTCATTATGAAGATAATTCAAAATGACGTTCtaactatgtatctaaactatCCACAATTACCATTATGGATGATAAtttaagaaaaataaaaaaatttaaaagggagagaaagaaaactaataataatttttttttgagaaacactAATAATAAAATATTTCCAAAGAAATGTGTGAAAAGAAAAACGGTCCAGAAGAAGGCccgtgcgggggccctcgcggCGTGCCTGCGTCCCCTCATTCATATGGGCCCTCATATCACCGTTTCGTGCAGTTTTCCTTGCGCGGGCTTCCTTCCCGCTCGCGACAGAAAACTGCGCGCGCCGCCGCTTGCTCCGCCCGCACGGTCTCCCCGTCGACGCGCCGCCCGCATCCCCGGCCAGGAGTCCCCCGCATCCCTGCTCGCGCGCCCATCCCCGTCCGCTCGCCAGCAGGAAGGAGACCGGCGCCGCCCGGATACGCCGGAAGAGACCGGCGCTGCCCGGTTCTTTCCCCTCCCCGGCTCCTTCCCTTTCCCCGCATTCCTGCTTGCGAGCTTCTTCCCCTCCCCGTCCACTCGCCAGAAGGAAGGGACCGGTACCGCCTGGATCTGCTGGAAGAGACCGGCGCTGCCTGGCTCTTTCCCCTGCCCCGCATCCTTCGCCTCCCCCGCATCCCTGCTCGCGAGCGCCCCCCCGCCCCCATCCCAGGCGCTGAGGCTTTCGTTGgtctcttcgccggcgacgaTCACCCACCAGGTACTCCCACCCCTTCCCTTCCTTTCATGCTGTGCGAGGCTGAGTACACCCATGTCCCTTTACTGGATCCGCCCCCGGTCCGCAGGCAGCCATGGACGTCAACGAGGAGGCAATGGCGGCACACAAGCGCGCCTTCCTCGACCAAGACGTAAGTCCCCTCGCCGTCCGTAGCCGCTGCCGCCGCTGGTTCGCCGGGTTCTCGGCTAACGCTCTTGCCTCCCACCGCAGGTCGGGAAGGGGGTTTACATGCAGGCCGTCCGCGACATGGTCCAGAACAAGCGCCACCGCCTCATCATCGGCATGGACGACCTCCGCAATCACAACCTCGATCTCGCCCGCAGGTGCCCCGCCGCTGCCTTTCCCTCGCTTTCTCGTTGCGTCTCTGTTGTTCTGTCGGGCAAGTTCCTGCCTTCCTGGCTGATGCGGTCTGCCCTTGCGTCTGAATAGGGTGATTCGGAGCCCCGGGGAGTATATGCAGCCGGAGTCTGACGCGGTGTCGGAGGTGGCCAAGAACCTGGACCCCAAGTTTTTGAAGGAAGGGGAGCGCGTGATGGTGGGCTTCTCGGGGCCGTTCGGGTTCCACAGGGTCACGCCCAGGGATCTCatgtcttccttcatcggcaccATGGTCTGTGTTGAGGGCATCGTCACTAAATGTAATGTCTCAATTCTCCCTTTCATTAGATGAACCACATTGTTGTTAGGCTCTGGTTCCAGTCATACTGCTTGTTGGGTGCATTTTGTTTACATGGTACCAGATTGTGTTGTCAGTATCTTT
This region includes:
- the LOC136496638 gene encoding uncharacterized protein C57A10.07, encoding MSSQGGFGTGSPKSFRYPRGGDFDLESGSPRKGRKPKNAHLETSIVMRIRYFYEAHPVAVALILLSFGLSVLVLLSVYETRFRAMRSVGAWSSDGGEYPFPKLRNLVMVAGHSIYTSSRCGETESENSWFLEPYQKHPGQAATFLAHIKEGVGIAARDEGALLLFSGGETRRDAGPRSKAQSYWAIAESKGWFGNDESVRSRALTEEHARDSFENLLFSVCRFRELTGRYPQNITVVSYDFKEERFAQLHRTALGFPEGRFFFTGTPATPSAREAALKGEAAVRSQFLEDPYGCLGSLHVNRLKRDPFHRTIPYPDGCPELKGLFSYCGPVPYSGHLPWTE